In a single window of the Platichthys flesus chromosome 5, fPlaFle2.1, whole genome shotgun sequence genome:
- the papss1 gene encoding bifunctional 3'-phosphoadenosine 5'-phosphosulfate synthase 1, which translates to MDTYGNTNKKQKVNNASESLGMQRATNVTYQAHHVSRNKRGQVVGTRGGFRGCTVWLTGLSGAGKTTVSMALEEYLVCHGIPCYSLDGDNIRQGLNKNLGFSPEDREENIRRIAEVARLFADAGLVCIASFISPYNRDRVNARKIHEAAGLPFFEAFVDAPLDVCEQRDVKGLYKRARAGEIRGFTGIDSEYEKPESPELVLKTDSCSVNECIQQLIDLLQERDIVPVDASYEVKELYIQENKLDLAKADAETLPAVQITKLDMQWVQVLAEGWATPLNGFMREREFLQCLHFDCLLDGGVINLSVPVVLPVATTDKERLDGVTAVALVYGGRRVAILRNPEFYEHRKEERCARQWGTTCKDHPYIKMVMESGDWLVGGDLQVLDKISWNDGLDKYRLTPTELKQRFKEMNADAVFAFQLRNPVHNGHALLMQDTHKRLIERGYRRPVLLLHPLGGWTKDDDVPLPWRMKQHAAVLEEGVLNPESTIVAIFPSPMMYAGPTEVQWHCRSRMVAGANFYIVGRDPAGMPHPATGKDLYEPSHGAKVLTMAPGLITLEIVPFKVAAYNKVKRAMDFYDPQNHQDYDFISGTRMRKMAREGENPPDGFMAPKAWAVLKEYYKSLEKAE; encoded by the exons ggaATGCAACGTGCAACTAATGTCACCTATCAGGCTCATCACGTGAGCCGAAACAAGCGCGGGCAGGTTGTGGGAACACGAGGAGGGTTCAGAGGATGCACGGTTTGGTTGACTG GTTTGTCTGGTGCCGGGAAGACCACAGTGAGCATGGCTCTGGAGGAGTACCTGGTGTGTCACGGCATTCCCTGCTACAGCCTTGACGGGGACAACATTCGTCAAGGGCTGAACAAGAACCTGGGTTTCAGCCCAGAGGACCGGGAAGAGAACATTCGACGCATTGCTGAGGTGGCCCGGCTTTTTGCTGATGCTGGGCTGGTCTGCATCGCCAGCTTCATCTCTCCCTACAACAGG GATCGAGTCAATGCGAGGAAGATCCATGAGGCTGCAGGGCTGCCTTTCTTTGAGGCGTTTGTGGACGCTCCACTGGACGTGTGTGAGCAGAGGGACGTGAAGGGACTGTACAAGAGGGCTAGAGCGGGCGAAATAAGAG GTTTCACTGGAATTGACTCGGAGTACGAGAAACCAGAGTCTCCAGAGCTGGTGCTGAAGACCGACTCCTGCAGCGTGAACGAGTGCATACAGCAGCTGATTGACCTGCTTCAGGAGAGG GACATAGTTCCTGTTGATGCATCCTATGAAGTGAAGGAGCTTTACATTCAGGAGAACAAACTGGACCTGGCTAAGGCTGATGCAGAGACTCTGCCTGCTGTGCAGATCACCAAG CTGGACATGCAGTGGGTGCAGGTGCTGGCTGAAGGCTGGGCCACTCCTCTGAACGGTTttatgagggagagagaattcTTACAGTGTCTCCATTTTGACTGTCTGCTGGATG GTGGCGTCATCAACCTGTCCGTGCCTGTGGTGCTGCCAGTGGCTACCACAGATAAAGAGCGTCTGGATGGGGTGACGGCCGTGGCCCTGGTCTATGGAGGCAGGCGAGTTGCCATCCTTCGCAACCCCGAGTTTTATGAACACCGCAAAGAAGAGCGCTGTGCTCGACAGTGGGGCACCACTTGCAAGGACCACCCCTACATTAAG atggtgatggagagcGGGGACTGGCTGGTCGGCGGAGACCTGCAGGTTCTGGACAAGATCTCCTGGAACGACGGACTCGACAAATACCGGCTGACACCCACTGAGCTCAAACAGAggtttaaagaaatgaatgcaG atGCTGTTTTTGCCTTCCAGCTCCGCAACCCGGTCCACAATGGCCACGCTCTTCtgatgcaggacacacacaagcGTCTCATCGAGCGAGGCTACCGCCGACCCGTGCTGCTGCTCCATCCACTGGGAGGGTGGACTAAGGACGACGATGTGCCGTTGCCTTGGCGAATGAAGCAGCATGCTGCCGTGCTGGAGGAGGGCGTCCTGAATCCAGAATCCACCATCGTTGCCATCTTTCCTTCACCCATGATGTATGCCGGGCCAACTGAG GTTCAGTGGCACTGCAGATCTCGAATGGTAGCCGGTGCCAATTTCTACATCGTTGGCCGTGACCCTGCAGGGATGCCCCACCCTGCCACGGGGAAGGACCTGTATGAACCCTCTCACGGGGCCAAGGTCCTCACCATGGCTCCCGGCCTCATCACCCTGGAGATCGTCCCCTTCAAGGTTGCTGCTTACAACAAGGTCAAGAGAGCGATGGATTTTTATGACCCTCAGAA ccaCCAAGACTATGATTTCATCTCAGGTACGCGTATGCGGAAGATGGCGCGCGAGGGAGAGAATCCCCCAGACGGCTTCATGGCGCCAAAGGCCTGGGCCGTGTTGAAAGAGTACTACAAGTCACTGGAGAAGGCCGAGTAA